A DNA window from Agrobacterium vaccinii contains the following coding sequences:
- a CDS encoding carbonic anhydrase codes for MDDLLRGLSSFRDDVFPHQASLYRRLAKEGQQPQALIISCADSRVMPETITQANAGDLFVCRNAGNIVPPFQTANGGVSSAIEYAVVALNVRDIIVCGHSDCGAMKGLCHPERLGSMPNVAAWLRHGHAAHSIVCQAYPPDIDEEQRVRAVAMENVVIQLAHLQTHPSVAASLARNEMTLHGWFFDIDCGSVLAYDGQSSRFRDVADSEPIPVAVSGRAEPHVVPEPANLAMAG; via the coding sequence ATGGACGATTTGCTTAGGGGTCTCAGCAGCTTTCGGGATGACGTTTTTCCGCATCAGGCATCGCTCTACCGCCGTCTGGCGAAAGAGGGCCAGCAACCGCAGGCGCTGATCATTTCCTGCGCAGACAGCCGGGTCATGCCGGAAACGATCACCCAGGCCAATGCAGGTGATCTTTTTGTGTGCCGCAATGCCGGAAATATCGTGCCACCTTTCCAGACAGCCAATGGCGGGGTTTCATCGGCGATTGAATATGCGGTCGTTGCCTTGAACGTTCGTGACATCATCGTCTGCGGACATTCCGATTGCGGCGCGATGAAGGGGCTCTGCCACCCGGAGCGCCTTGGCAGCATGCCAAATGTGGCCGCTTGGCTTCGCCACGGACACGCCGCCCACTCCATCGTCTGCCAGGCCTATCCCCCTGATATCGATGAGGAGCAGCGCGTGCGTGCGGTTGCCATGGAAAATGTCGTCATCCAGCTCGCGCACCTTCAGACGCACCCATCGGTCGCCGCAAGCCTCGCGCGCAATGAAATGACACTGCATGGCTGGTTTTTCGACATCGATTGCGGCAGCGTGCTGGCCTATGACGGCCAGAGCTCGCGCTTCCGGGATGTCGCCGATAGCGAGCCGATTCCCGTTGCCGTCAGTGGTCGTGCGGAGCCTCATGTCGTTCCCGAACCCGCAAACCTTGCAATGGCGGGGTGA
- a CDS encoding DUF6180 family protein: protein MKDALLVLTISTVTILGASVPVLARSNDFNLTYYVERTPEAALDIKTCGAAVENAAAKAGYEANVQNFPGQLVLVSGGKEGQGVFTVQCIEVEKMTVSVVQGIDYRNQKAALGQFADDVQAAIIAAKK from the coding sequence ATGAAAGACGCTTTACTCGTACTGACTATTTCCACGGTGACTATTTTGGGAGCAAGCGTGCCGGTCCTTGCACGAAGCAACGACTTCAACCTCACGTATTACGTGGAGCGGACGCCGGAAGCTGCACTGGACATTAAAACCTGCGGCGCGGCTGTGGAAAATGCAGCCGCCAAGGCAGGCTACGAGGCAAATGTCCAAAACTTTCCGGGACAGCTCGTCCTTGTTAGCGGAGGAAAGGAAGGTCAAGGTGTCTTCACCGTTCAATGTATTGAAGTCGAGAAAATGACCGTGAGTGTGGTTCAGGGGATCGATTACCGCAATCAGAAAGCCGCTCTTGGACAATTCGCTGATGACGTTCAAGCCGCCATCATCGCAGCAAAGAAGTAA
- a CDS encoding SulP family inorganic anion transporter has translation MSNKAWTESDESRPLTKPFATTIADFAASIVVFLVAVPLCLGIAIASGVPVAMGLISGIIGGIVVGTLAGSPLQVSGPAAGLAVIVFGFVDQYGIAALGPVLVLAGILQILAGFLRIGSWFRAISPAVVHGMLAGIGILIILGQIHVLMDAKPAAGAIENVVAIDETVGHLWQDGMTSHLSALLIGLVTLAFMLGWEKLRPHSMKLVPGALIGVFVATLLAAMLDLSIRRVELPASLFDAVTIPGVEEFARLQEPGLLIAAIVIAVIASAETLLSAAAVDRMHDGRPARFNKELFAQGIGNGLCGMLGGLPITGVIVRSSANVQAGAKTRLSTIMHGTWILCLIALAPQLLAIVPLTALAAVLLVTGWRLVSLQHVRTLFGHYGWMPVAIWTVTVTMVVVQDLLVGVTVGLALSLAQIIPHLRRRFRIDRQDSEDAVVLNLAGAATCTNVPSILSAFESVPPGHKVELKAQDLQYLDHTCAETISEWLKREKRSGRKIEVTVGGSERHSSVAPQFKRFYAEVA, from the coding sequence ATGAGCAACAAAGCGTGGACTGAGAGCGACGAAAGTCGCCCGCTCACCAAACCGTTTGCAACGACGATTGCGGATTTTGCGGCATCGATCGTTGTCTTCCTCGTCGCAGTTCCCTTGTGCCTTGGCATTGCGATAGCGTCCGGCGTGCCTGTTGCCATGGGTCTGATATCCGGCATCATCGGCGGCATCGTGGTCGGTACCCTTGCCGGGTCTCCCCTCCAGGTCTCCGGACCCGCTGCCGGACTTGCCGTCATTGTGTTCGGCTTTGTCGACCAATACGGCATTGCCGCTCTGGGTCCCGTGCTGGTGCTTGCCGGTATTCTGCAAATCCTGGCGGGCTTTCTGCGGATCGGGTCCTGGTTTCGTGCCATTTCGCCTGCCGTTGTCCACGGCATGCTGGCGGGTATCGGCATTCTGATCATCCTCGGTCAGATCCACGTGCTCATGGATGCCAAGCCTGCCGCTGGCGCGATAGAAAACGTGGTGGCTATCGATGAGACTGTCGGGCATCTCTGGCAGGACGGCATGACCAGCCACCTCAGCGCGTTGCTGATAGGACTGGTCACACTTGCATTCATGCTTGGATGGGAAAAACTGCGTCCGCATTCCATGAAGCTTGTGCCCGGCGCATTGATCGGGGTGTTTGTCGCCACCCTTCTTGCCGCAATGCTTGATCTGTCGATCCGTCGTGTCGAGCTTCCGGCGTCTCTCTTCGATGCGGTGACAATACCGGGCGTGGAAGAGTTTGCACGATTGCAGGAGCCCGGCCTTCTGATTGCCGCTATCGTGATTGCGGTCATTGCAAGTGCGGAGACGCTTCTGTCCGCGGCCGCGGTGGATCGAATGCATGACGGGCGACCCGCACGCTTCAACAAGGAACTGTTTGCTCAGGGCATCGGTAATGGTCTGTGCGGCATGCTGGGCGGTCTGCCAATCACCGGCGTCATCGTGCGCTCTTCTGCAAACGTGCAGGCGGGTGCCAAGACGCGGCTTTCGACAATCATGCACGGCACATGGATCCTGTGCCTGATAGCGCTGGCGCCGCAATTGCTGGCAATCGTTCCCCTGACGGCACTTGCGGCCGTTCTGCTCGTAACCGGTTGGCGTCTCGTCAGCCTGCAGCATGTGCGGACGCTTTTTGGCCATTACGGCTGGATGCCTGTTGCGATCTGGACTGTAACGGTCACCATGGTCGTGGTGCAGGATCTGCTGGTGGGTGTCACCGTGGGGCTTGCTCTGTCTCTCGCGCAGATCATTCCGCATCTACGCCGCCGTTTTCGCATCGACCGTCAGGACAGCGAGGATGCCGTGGTGCTCAATCTGGCAGGTGCGGCAACATGCACGAATGTGCCGTCGATCCTGTCGGCCTTCGAGAGTGTTCCGCCGGGTCACAAGGTGGAACTCAAGGCCCAGGACCTCCAGTATCTCGATCACACCTGCGCTGAAACCATCAGTGAATGGCTGAAAAGAGAAAAGCGCAGCGGAAGAAAGATCGAAGTGACGGTCGGCGGATCGGAACGTCATTCAAGCGTTGCTCCTCAGTTCAAGCGTTTCTACGCAGAGGTTGCCTGA
- a CDS encoding sensor histidine kinase gives MNTSHRKRPLSIRSRFLIVSLITVPCALTLAGVFMVSVFSTNVEHRLDADLTGHINNIAATLQVSQQGQLQRPNGFIDKRFTDAYSGLYWQIGDATSNNRFRSQSLWDFTLDVPVDLASDGAVHRFVLAGPEGTTLAAQLRQIMVPTVNGLTTLNVTVAADKKPLEDAGYQFAADLAPYLAGLAIFLIAASFVQVIFGLRPISSLTSALNTIRERRTGRLDDVLPIEFQPVEQAVNRLLDAQAQSLEKARQRAGDLAHGLKTPLTILGNDALTLREKGEVEMADEVDGLLAYMKGHVDAELTRSRIATNAGMRQSDANLQEITDQIVRTLQRTPKGDALTWRIDIPTSVVLPLDPHDLRELVGNVIENAVKWASSEIVIAYADNSLGISDDGPGVDLDKIGSLTERGVRLDAKVPGTGFGLSIVREICDVYGLALSIDNRRTSGLHVRIGFGT, from the coding sequence ATGAACACATCGCACCGGAAGCGGCCTTTGTCCATCCGCAGTCGCTTCCTGATCGTCTCACTCATTACCGTTCCGTGTGCCCTGACCTTGGCTGGGGTGTTCATGGTCTCCGTGTTCTCCACCAATGTCGAGCACAGGCTGGACGCGGATTTGACGGGCCATATCAACAACATCGCCGCGACCCTGCAAGTATCGCAGCAAGGCCAACTGCAACGCCCGAACGGTTTCATCGACAAGCGATTTACCGATGCCTATAGCGGGCTTTATTGGCAAATCGGCGACGCCACGTCGAACAACAGGTTTCGTTCCCAGTCACTGTGGGACTTTACTCTGGATGTGCCAGTCGATTTGGCGTCGGATGGTGCGGTTCATCGCTTTGTGTTGGCAGGCCCGGAAGGAACGACGCTTGCAGCCCAGTTGCGCCAGATCATGGTACCGACAGTTAATGGTCTCACGACGCTCAACGTCACTGTTGCAGCAGACAAAAAGCCATTGGAAGACGCCGGGTACCAATTCGCAGCAGATCTCGCCCCCTATCTAGCCGGGCTTGCGATCTTCCTGATTGCTGCATCCTTCGTTCAGGTCATATTCGGCCTGAGGCCAATCTCATCGCTGACATCTGCGCTCAACACCATCCGCGAACGTCGGACAGGGAGATTGGACGACGTTCTGCCCATAGAGTTCCAGCCCGTCGAACAGGCCGTCAATCGCCTGCTCGATGCTCAGGCTCAATCGCTCGAAAAAGCGCGCCAGAGGGCTGGCGATCTGGCACATGGTTTGAAGACACCGCTGACAATACTCGGCAATGATGCACTCACCCTCAGGGAAAAGGGTGAAGTCGAGATGGCGGACGAGGTAGATGGGCTATTGGCTTACATGAAAGGCCATGTCGACGCAGAATTGACGCGCAGCCGGATCGCGACGAATGCTGGCATGCGCCAATCCGACGCCAATCTTCAGGAGATTACCGACCAGATCGTCCGCACCCTTCAGAGAACGCCGAAGGGCGACGCTTTGACCTGGCGGATCGATATCCCCACTTCGGTGGTCCTTCCGCTTGATCCCCACGATCTGCGAGAGCTGGTCGGGAATGTGATCGAGAATGCGGTCAAGTGGGCCAGTTCGGAGATTGTCATTGCCTATGCCGACAACAGTCTTGGTATCAGCGACGATGGCCCCGGCGTCGATCTCGATAAGATCGGCTCCCTGACAGAGCGTGGTGTGCGGCTGGATGCGAAGGTGCCCGGAACCGGCTTCGGCCTGTCCATCGTCAGAGAAATTTGCGACGTCTATGGGCTTGCTCTGTCCATCGACAACCGCAGAACGTCAGGGCTGCACGTTCGTATCGGGTTCGGTACGTAG